One Pseudomonadota bacterium genomic region harbors:
- a CDS encoding NUDIX hydrolase, giving the protein MTKFCSECGSANIVQRVPEGDEHLRAVCDNCGFIHYVNPKIVAGCLLTWDGKILLAKRAIEPRKGYWTLPAGFMELQESTAEAAARECWEEALARPVDIELMGVTSLPHIGQVYMMYHGTLADGEYGVGEESSEVELFAPEDIPWKQLSFPVVHFTLKRYIRGEMSVYDEVIDRQTDWLTKGA; this is encoded by the coding sequence TTGACCAAATTTTGCAGCGAGTGCGGATCTGCCAACATTGTGCAGCGTGTGCCTGAGGGTGATGAGCACCTGCGGGCAGTCTGTGACAACTGTGGCTTTATTCACTATGTAAACCCCAAGATTGTGGCAGGATGTTTGCTGACCTGGGACGGCAAAATCCTTCTGGCCAAGCGGGCCATCGAACCGCGAAAAGGCTACTGGACGCTGCCCGCTGGCTTCATGGAGCTGCAGGAGAGCACCGCTGAAGCCGCAGCCCGGGAGTGCTGGGAGGAGGCGCTGGCGCGGCCTGTCGACATCGAGTTGATGGGCGTTACCAGTCTGCCTCACATCGGCCAGGTTTATATGATGTATCACGGAACGCTTGCCGACGGCGAATACGGCGTGGGCGAAGAAAGCTCGGAGGTGGAGCTGTTTGCCCCGGAAGATATTCCGTGGAAACAATTATCTTTTCCCGTTGTCCATTTCACATTGAAGCGCTATATACGTGGTGAGATGTCGGTGTACGACGAAGTAATTGACCGCCAGACTGACTGGTTGACTAAAGGAGCCTGA
- a CDS encoding DUF1043 family protein, whose translation MDPNIALLLAGVAGAVVGFLLSRMMGGGAGQNQAVREAQEELEAYRDKVADHFTQTADAIDQLTDSYKGVFDQLQTGAQGLLDEKRLQKCLTDREDKIITLNRLGHTASPAAAAVAAEASPAPETEAEPAAADDAEATPAETAAETTAEENTPEVAEETSPETASDTSVDEEAKAETAAADEPAADDTSEETSESETETTAESEAESTDSAEEVTDDNADETTSEDVSDDTEAAAEESAEETPDEGPRLRAVQ comes from the coding sequence GTGGACCCGAATATTGCTTTGCTGCTAGCCGGCGTAGCCGGTGCTGTTGTTGGTTTTTTGCTGAGTCGGATGATGGGCGGTGGCGCTGGTCAGAACCAAGCGGTTCGCGAAGCTCAGGAAGAGCTCGAAGCATACCGAGACAAGGTGGCCGACCACTTTACTCAGACCGCTGACGCAATCGATCAGCTCACCGACAGCTATAAAGGGGTTTTCGACCAGCTGCAGACCGGCGCGCAAGGGCTGCTGGACGAGAAGCGTCTGCAGAAGTGCCTGACCGACCGCGAAGACAAGATCATTACGCTGAATCGCCTAGGCCACACGGCCTCGCCGGCCGCCGCCGCCGTCGCCGCGGAAGCAAGCCCAGCACCGGAGACGGAGGCGGAGCCTGCTGCCGCTGATGACGCCGAGGCGACCCCGGCTGAGACCGCCGCAGAAACGACCGCTGAGGAAAACACCCCTGAGGTGGCCGAGGAGACCTCGCCGGAAACGGCCTCGGATACCAGCGTTGACGAGGAGGCGAAGGCTGAAACCGCCGCTGCCGATGAGCCGGCAGCCGACGATACGTCGGAGGAAACGAGCGAGTCTGAAACGGAGACCACCGCCGAGAGCGAAGCGGAGTCGACCGATTCGGCGGAGGAAGTTACCGACGATAATGCTGATGAGACCACCAGCGAGGACGTATCGGATGACACCGAGGCGGCAGCTGAGGAAAGCGCTGAAGAAACCCCTGACGAAGGACCGCGGCTGCGCGCCGTCCAGTAA
- a CDS encoding META domain-containing protein, whose amino-acid sequence MKKSLGGRLLPVLLASGLAAAGCSGSGDSGTAGENDAMTSKPEMSAAKPGSVDQGRWVLTRVGGKAPGGGSTGWLEVDLAGQRITGNAGCNNFFASFEGSADAMTMGPVGGTKKMCPGEAMVLETAVYAVLAGVTRMYVNDEGQLVLEGKTGNLLASAAR is encoded by the coding sequence ATGAAAAAGTCATTGGGTGGCCGGCTGTTGCCGGTGTTATTGGCGTCAGGACTGGCGGCGGCTGGCTGCTCCGGCTCAGGCGATTCGGGTACGGCTGGCGAGAACGATGCCATGACGTCAAAGCCTGAAATGAGTGCTGCCAAGCCCGGCAGCGTGGATCAGGGTCGCTGGGTCTTGACGCGGGTTGGCGGCAAGGCGCCGGGCGGCGGCAGCACGGGCTGGCTCGAGGTGGATTTGGCCGGTCAGCGCATTACCGGCAACGCCGGCTGCAACAACTTTTTCGCCAGCTTTGAAGGATCCGCAGACGCGATGACCATGGGCCCGGTAGGCGGGACGAAGAAGATGTGTCCCGGTGAGGCGATGGTGCTGGAAACTGCCGTCTACGCCGTCTTGGCCGGCGTTACCCGGATGTATGTCAACGATGAGGGACAGCTCGTGCTGGAAGGAAAGACGGGCAATCTGCTGGCGAGCGCTGCCAGGTAG
- a CDS encoding histidine triad nucleotide-binding protein, producing the protein MSETLFIDIIERRIPADIVYETDTVLGFRDINPQAPHHVLFIPKQKIRTINDVTAENAATVGELFIAAAAYARELGVADDGYRVVMNCNEAAGQTVFHIHLHFLAGRNLSWPPG; encoded by the coding sequence ATGTCTGAGACGCTGTTTATCGACATTATCGAGCGCCGAATTCCGGCCGACATCGTGTACGAGACCGACACGGTGCTCGGCTTTCGCGACATCAACCCGCAGGCGCCCCATCACGTCCTGTTTATCCCCAAGCAAAAGATTCGCACGATCAACGACGTCACGGCCGAAAACGCGGCAACGGTCGGTGAGCTGTTTATTGCTGCCGCGGCCTATGCGCGCGAGCTCGGCGTGGCGGACGATGGGTATCGGGTCGTCATGAACTGCAACGAGGCGGCGGGTCAGACGGTTTTTCACATACACCTGCATTTTCTAGCGGGTCGCAACCTGAGCTGGCCTCCGGGCTGA
- the recR gene encoding recombination mediator RecR gives MSQSALLNQLVDALRCLPGVGPKSAQRMAFHVLEHDREGALRLASTLEDAVSRIGRCQRCRTFSETPLCQTCSDPNRDQSLICVVESPIDVAAVEQATGFRGTYFVLMGRLSPLDGIGPEELALDQLTARLKNEPVKELIIATNLSVEGEATAQYLSQLARSCGVSASRIAHGVPLGGELEYTDASTLAHAFAGRRVVEH, from the coding sequence ATGTCGCAAAGCGCGCTGCTAAACCAGCTGGTAGACGCCCTGCGCTGCCTGCCGGGGGTTGGCCCCAAAAGCGCTCAGCGCATGGCGTTCCATGTGCTGGAGCACGACCGGGAGGGTGCGCTGCGGCTGGCTTCAACGCTGGAGGATGCGGTATCCCGGATCGGACGGTGCCAGCGGTGTCGGACGTTCTCAGAAACGCCGCTATGCCAGACCTGCAGCGATCCGAACCGCGATCAGAGCCTCATCTGTGTCGTCGAGTCACCGATCGACGTCGCCGCGGTGGAACAGGCCACCGGCTTTCGCGGTACCTATTTTGTGCTGATGGGGCGGCTGTCCCCGCTGGACGGTATCGGGCCGGAAGAGCTGGCGCTGGACCAGCTGACCGCGCGCCTGAAAAACGAGCCCGTCAAAGAGCTGATCATCGCGACCAACCTGAGCGTCGAAGGTGAGGCGACGGCCCAGTACCTGAGCCAGCTGGCGCGCAGCTGCGGCGTCAGCGCCAGTCGAATCGCTCATGGAGTGCCGCTCGGTGGTGAACTGGAGTACACCGACGCGTCCACGTTAGCGCACGCGTTTGCCGGTCGCCGGGTCGTCGAACACTAG
- a CDS encoding YbaB/EbfC family nucleoid-associated protein: MKGPLAGLLQQAQKMKEDMERSQEALAQQEVTGGSGGGLVEVVMTGRHEVRRIRIDPSLLKDDADMLEDLVAAAVNDATNKVAAMQKEQMGELAGGLNLPPGFKLPF, translated from the coding sequence ATGAAAGGACCACTCGCGGGACTGCTGCAGCAGGCCCAGAAGATGAAAGAGGACATGGAGCGCTCCCAGGAGGCGCTCGCGCAGCAGGAAGTCACCGGTGGATCCGGTGGAGGCCTGGTGGAAGTGGTGATGACCGGTCGTCACGAAGTGCGTCGGATCCGGATTGACCCGAGCCTCTTAAAAGACGATGCCGACATGCTCGAAGACCTTGTTGCGGCAGCGGTCAATGACGCCACCAACAAGGTGGCGGCCATGCAAAAGGAACAGATGGGCGAACTCGCTGGCGGGCTCAATCTGCCGCCCGGGTTCAAACTCCCGTTCTGA
- the dnaX gene encoding DNA polymerase III subunit gamma/tau → MTYQVLARKWRPKTFADLVGQDHVVRALVNALDQDRVHHAFLFTGTRGVGKTTVARIFARALNCEEGVSSTPCGVCRACVDILEGRFLDLIEVDAASRTKVEDTRELLENVQYAPTSGRFKVYLIDEVHMLSTSSFNALLKTLEEPPPQVKFLFATTDPQKLPVTVLSRCLQFNLKRISQAQIEDYLASITAQESFEAEPDALKLLANAADGSMRDALSLLDQAVAYGGGQARADDVRAMLGTVQARQLEALLTALCSADAPALWDAAQEMVSHSPDFGRVLGEIAQILHRAALVQVMPSVEDPDPMVQAVARALAPEDLQLYYDICLRGRRDLDLAPDHRCGFEMALLRMLAFKPMAAGPTPTGGGQTADGGVVSTASAQPKVSAPTASPVKASAEAEPESPPTASGDIDAARAEARRLAAAIPSGPGGPQVSADNRSEPSAIPEQRTPEEPPPTVSPEPAETAPAQAPSADLTEAPPTPSPAPVAALSSTVAEPKETEPAPPPPEAVSESAAPPAEPALDDGPAAPVPPESWDGIIESLQLKGTAGVLARNSVLQRQGQGRYLLTLDQKMEHLHTPQAESRIREGLARYFGRDMRLTLARAEVSDQTPAQRETEANHQRQRDAEVAIAEDPLVKSLQQQMGAEIVPGSVRPRSG, encoded by the coding sequence ATGACGTATCAGGTACTCGCCCGCAAGTGGCGCCCCAAAACATTTGCCGATCTGGTTGGCCAGGACCACGTTGTCCGGGCGCTGGTTAATGCGTTGGACCAGGACCGCGTCCACCACGCCTTCCTTTTCACCGGTACCCGCGGCGTGGGCAAAACCACGGTGGCGCGCATCTTCGCCCGCGCGCTGAACTGCGAGGAGGGCGTCAGTTCTACGCCCTGCGGGGTTTGCCGAGCCTGCGTCGACATACTGGAAGGCCGCTTTCTTGATCTGATTGAGGTGGATGCGGCGTCGCGGACCAAGGTTGAGGACACCCGAGAGCTGCTGGAAAACGTTCAGTACGCGCCGACGAGCGGTCGTTTTAAGGTGTATTTGATCGACGAGGTCCACATGTTGTCGACCTCCAGCTTCAACGCCCTGCTCAAGACGCTCGAGGAGCCGCCGCCGCAGGTGAAGTTCCTGTTTGCGACTACCGACCCGCAGAAGCTCCCGGTGACGGTCCTGTCGCGCTGTCTTCAGTTCAACCTGAAACGCATTTCGCAGGCCCAGATCGAGGATTATCTCGCCTCGATTACCGCGCAGGAGTCTTTTGAGGCTGAACCTGATGCGCTCAAGCTGCTGGCCAACGCGGCAGACGGCAGCATGCGAGACGCGCTCAGCCTGCTGGATCAGGCCGTCGCTTACGGCGGGGGGCAGGCCCGGGCTGACGACGTCCGGGCGATGCTGGGCACGGTCCAAGCCCGCCAGCTCGAGGCGCTGCTGACCGCTCTGTGTAGCGCGGACGCCCCGGCGCTCTGGGACGCGGCGCAGGAGATGGTCAGCCATTCGCCAGATTTTGGCCGGGTGCTGGGCGAGATTGCGCAGATTCTGCACCGGGCGGCATTGGTGCAGGTTATGCCCTCCGTGGAAGACCCTGATCCTATGGTGCAGGCGGTGGCCAGGGCGCTGGCGCCAGAAGATCTGCAGCTTTACTACGACATCTGCCTGCGCGGTCGGCGTGATCTGGACCTGGCGCCTGACCACCGCTGTGGTTTTGAGATGGCGCTCCTGCGTATGCTGGCATTCAAGCCCATGGCTGCAGGTCCAACCCCCACCGGCGGCGGGCAGACGGCTGACGGTGGCGTCGTTTCGACGGCGAGCGCGCAGCCCAAGGTTTCGGCACCCACCGCCAGTCCGGTGAAAGCTTCAGCCGAGGCTGAGCCCGAATCGCCGCCAACCGCTTCAGGCGATATCGACGCGGCGCGAGCTGAGGCCCGTCGGCTGGCGGCAGCCATTCCCTCGGGGCCTGGGGGTCCGCAGGTTTCAGCCGACAATCGGAGCGAGCCATCAGCGATACCCGAGCAGCGCACCCCGGAAGAGCCGCCGCCAACGGTTTCCCCCGAGCCGGCGGAGACTGCGCCGGCACAAGCCCCTTCGGCTGATCTGACGGAAGCACCACCCACGCCCAGCCCGGCACCGGTCGCCGCGCTGAGCTCAACTGTCGCTGAACCGAAGGAGACCGAGCCGGCCCCACCGCCGCCGGAAGCGGTTAGCGAATCCGCTGCCCCGCCGGCAGAGCCCGCGCTCGACGACGGGCCCGCTGCTCCCGTCCCGCCCGAATCCTGGGATGGGATTATCGAAAGCCTCCAGCTCAAGGGCACCGCCGGGGTGCTGGCGCGCAACAGCGTCCTCCAGCGCCAGGGGCAGGGACGCTACCTGCTGACGCTCGATCAGAAAATGGAACACCTGCATACACCGCAGGCGGAGAGCCGGATTCGCGAGGGGCTGGCGCGGTATTTCGGTCGTGATATGCGGCTGACGCTGGCCAGGGCTGAGGTGAGCGACCAGACGCCGGCGCAGCGGGAGACCGAGGCCAATCATCAGCGGCAGCGTGACGCGGAAGTGGCCATTGCGGAGGATCCGCTGGTGAAGTCGCTGCAGCAGCAGATGGGAGCCGAAATTGTTCCTGGTTCGGTGCGACCCCGAAGCGGCTAG
- a CDS encoding ABC transporter ATP-binding protein → MTQHGTGAVELPSHNPAVELENLSFSYRPNEPVLAIQQWQVAAGETVFLKGPSGSGKSTLLGLIGGILAPDSGHVRVLGHELGGMGRGARDRFRAQHLGFVFQMFNLLPYLSLLENITLPCRFSKLRAGRAGDQGPEARALTLLEQLGLDPAIAARPVTELSVGQQQRVAAARALIGEPELLVADEPTSALDADSRTQFVELLLAQSKAAGSAVLFVSHDASLAPLFDRAEALTDLSSMGPSS, encoded by the coding sequence GTGACGCAACATGGCACGGGCGCTGTCGAGCTGCCCTCCCACAATCCCGCCGTCGAGCTGGAGAACCTTTCGTTCTCTTACCGACCCAACGAACCCGTGCTGGCCATCCAGCAGTGGCAGGTAGCGGCCGGCGAAACCGTCTTTCTTAAGGGCCCTAGCGGCAGCGGAAAAAGCACGCTGCTCGGTCTGATCGGTGGCATTCTCGCTCCCGACAGCGGACATGTACGCGTGCTCGGCCATGAGCTCGGAGGCATGGGTCGGGGAGCCCGAGATCGCTTTCGCGCCCAGCACCTGGGCTTTGTCTTTCAGATGTTTAATCTGCTGCCGTACCTGTCGCTGCTGGAAAATATCACCCTGCCCTGCCGCTTCTCCAAGCTGCGAGCGGGGCGCGCCGGGGATCAGGGGCCGGAGGCTCGCGCCCTCACGCTGCTGGAGCAGCTCGGGCTCGATCCAGCGATCGCCGCTCGTCCAGTGACTGAACTCAGCGTTGGCCAACAGCAGCGCGTTGCCGCTGCCAGAGCGCTGATTGGCGAACCTGAGCTACTGGTCGCTGACGAGCCAACCTCGGCACTGGATGCCGATTCGCGCACGCAGTTTGTCGAGCTGCTGCTGGCGCAGTCAAAGGCGGCGGGAAGCGCGGTGCTGTTTGTCAGCCACGACGCGTCGCTGGCTCCCCTATTCGACCGGGCCGAAGCCCTCACCGACCTCAGCTCAATGGGGCCTAGCTCGTGA
- a CDS encoding ABC transporter permease, with translation MSAPSLAASLAIKSLGNRRGTALLTLLSITISVALLIGVNQVRQEARSSFTNTLSGADLIVGARSGSINLLLYSIFRIGNPTGAVSWDSYQKISSRSDVAWTFPISLGDSHRGYRVMGTDENYFAFYRYGGGRGLELADGELFADHGDAVIGAEVAAKLGYEVGTPIVVSHGIGAGSFAEHDDNPFRVAGILARTGTPVDQTVHVTLEGIEIMHGAEVADGDHEHDDEAEDGHPAPAIEPEIITAFVVGMKSRAALFGLQRIINDYRREPLSAIIPGVALTELWGLVSTAETALLVVSGFVVVAGLLGLLTTLLTSMNERRREMAVLRSVGAGPGMIFSLLICEAAILAFLAALAGVAIVHLGLLLSRDLVLEAFGIALTPGLPGMFDLLVVGAVTLAAMLIALVPAWRGYRNSLADGLTVRI, from the coding sequence GTGAGCGCGCCGAGCCTCGCGGCCTCGCTCGCTATTAAAAGTCTCGGTAATCGCCGTGGAACGGCGCTGCTGACCCTGCTGTCGATCACGATCAGCGTCGCGCTGCTGATCGGCGTCAATCAGGTGCGGCAGGAAGCCCGCAGCAGCTTTACCAATACCCTCTCCGGCGCCGACCTGATCGTCGGTGCCCGCAGCGGCTCCATCAACCTGCTGCTCTACAGCATTTTCCGCATCGGAAACCCTACCGGGGCCGTGAGCTGGGACAGCTACCAGAAAATCTCCAGCCGCAGCGACGTCGCCTGGACGTTTCCCATTTCGCTCGGTGACTCGCATCGGGGTTACCGAGTGATGGGCACGGACGAAAACTATTTCGCCTTCTACCGCTATGGCGGGGGCCGCGGCCTCGAGCTAGCGGACGGAGAATTGTTCGCGGACCATGGCGACGCCGTCATCGGGGCTGAGGTTGCTGCGAAGCTCGGATACGAGGTCGGAACCCCGATCGTGGTATCTCACGGCATTGGCGCCGGGAGCTTCGCCGAGCACGATGACAACCCGTTTCGCGTCGCCGGTATCCTGGCCCGCACCGGGACACCGGTAGACCAAACCGTGCATGTCACCCTGGAAGGCATTGAGATCATGCACGGGGCTGAGGTGGCTGATGGAGATCATGAGCACGATGACGAGGCCGAGGACGGTCATCCAGCGCCGGCCATTGAGCCCGAGATCATCACGGCTTTTGTCGTCGGAATGAAATCGCGCGCCGCGCTGTTTGGCCTGCAGCGCATCATTAACGACTACCGCCGCGAACCGCTCTCCGCGATCATCCCTGGCGTAGCGTTGACGGAGCTTTGGGGCCTCGTCAGCACAGCCGAAACCGCGCTGCTGGTGGTTAGCGGGTTCGTCGTAGTTGCCGGCCTGCTCGGCCTGCTCACCACCCTGCTGACCAGTATGAACGAGCGACGCCGCGAAATGGCGGTCCTGCGCTCGGTCGGCGCGGGACCCGGCATGATTTTCTCGCTGCTGATCTGCGAAGCAGCCATCTTGGCATTTCTCGCGGCCCTCGCTGGAGTGGCCATCGTGCATCTTGGGCTTTTGCTGTCGCGGGATCTGGTGCTCGAGGCGTTTGGCATTGCGCTGACCCCAGGCCTGCCGGGCATGTTCGACCTGCTGGTGGTCGGCGCCGTGACGCTGGCCGCGATGCTGATCGCTCTGGTCCCGGCCTGGCGAGGCTACCGCAACTCGCTGGCGGACGGGCTGACCGTCAGAATCTAA